AGTAAGGATGAATTTCTATCCTCCTCGTCCTGAACCTGAGCGTGTTATTGGGCTTAATCGACATGCTGACATCTCCTGTATAACTCTTTTACTTGAGTGCAGCGATACGCCAGGATTGCAGGTTTTGAAAGACGAAAACTGGGTTAATGTTGAACCTGTCAATGGTGCAATTGTTGTAAACCTTGGCCATATCATGGAGGTAAATACTACAAGTTACATGTTAATATTTGTTAGATTGTCATAGCAATATTGTAGATATGTACTGTTAACtatggtttttaaatttttttattttattttattttttatgtataatatcTCTTTAGTATTCTGAAATTTTAATGTGAGTTATGGTACCGTAAAATCCTTTGTCGTTAAATAAATGATTACTTCCTTGAAATACATAACCACACccgaattatttgaagataacAGACTACAAGATTGCAGTAGAAAAAGTACAAATGCAAGGTAAACATAGTTAACAAACTTATAGCATTTACTTTGATCATGTAGATTATAAGCAAGGGGAATTACAAAGCCCCAGATCATAGAGCAGTGGTGAACAAGTCAAAACAAAGGCTGTCAATCGTGACTTTCTGCTATCCCAATTCATCAGTGGATATTGGACCAGTTGAGAAGCTTATCATGTCAGGAAGCCCACCTGTATACAGGACCTTAACAAATGCAAAGTATTTTCATGACTTTTACAATCGGAAGCTTGAAGTTCATTCATTGATAGCCTGAAAatctaattgtcataaattgggCATTTAATGGTGAACCCTCCAATGGACTTAATCTAAGAGGCCAACTGGCCCTTCTCAGCTCAGGTTGTAACATTTAAGTAATGGGTGCAACAGCTTTtagattttggttgttttggcAAAAAGATAAGGCATGCAATGCATGCAATATATTTTCAACTTAGCATAAGAAAAttgcaaggaaaaaaa
This genomic stretch from Quercus robur chromosome 4, dhQueRobu3.1, whole genome shotgun sequence harbors:
- the LOC126722814 gene encoding protein SRG1-like; amino-acid sequence: MREQAQKFFDLPLQEKKRCAQKPGSLEGYGQAFVTSVKQKLPWNDMLFLKTLSLQNRNLNFWPENPQEFSDTPGLQVLKDENWVNVEPVNGAIVVNLGHIMEIISKGNYKAPDHRAVVNKSKQRLSIVTFCYPNSSVDIGPVEKLIMSGSPPVYRTLTNAKYFHDFYNRKLEVHSLIA